A single genomic interval of Syntrophobotulus glycolicus DSM 8271 harbors:
- the obgE gene encoding GTPase ObgE, which produces MFYDQAKIFVKAGDGGSGIVSFRREKYVPMGGPDGGDGGRGGSIIFQADEGLRTLVDFRYRRHYKGDRGQHGQGKNMHGRGAENFTLRVPVGTVVKDEESGEILADLTKHGQSEIVAKGGRGGRGNARFMSNTNKAPTIAEKGEPGQEKCLILELKLLADVGLVGFPNVGKSTLISRVSSAKPKIADYHFTTLVPNLGMVNIDETGFVMADIPGLIEGAHSGAGLGHEFLRHVERTRVLVHVLDISGSEDRDPVEDFVKINKELNLYSQTLATRPMLVAANKTDLSGAEGNLAKLRETIGGSYEIFPISAVTGEGVEKLLHRIAEILPGAVPLEFTAALDEHRIVRPEENQRFSVERDQNGIFIVKGKEVEKHAAMSYLDTEDGLRRFQKILKTMGIDDALIKKGIKEKDKVLIGHLELEWSEGI; this is translated from the coding sequence ATGTTTTATGATCAAGCTAAAATATTTGTAAAAGCCGGTGACGGGGGATCCGGTATTGTTTCTTTCCGCAGGGAGAAGTATGTCCCGATGGGAGGTCCTGACGGCGGGGACGGGGGACGGGGAGGCAGCATTATTTTTCAAGCGGACGAAGGGCTGCGGACCCTTGTGGATTTCCGTTACAGACGCCATTATAAGGGAGACAGGGGCCAGCATGGTCAAGGAAAGAACATGCACGGCAGGGGGGCGGAGAATTTTACCCTGAGGGTTCCTGTAGGCACTGTGGTCAAAGACGAAGAGAGTGGGGAGATCCTGGCCGATTTGACGAAACACGGCCAAAGTGAAATTGTGGCTAAGGGCGGGCGGGGCGGCAGAGGCAATGCCCGTTTTATGAGCAATACCAATAAAGCGCCGACCATTGCCGAAAAGGGAGAGCCCGGTCAGGAAAAATGCCTGATTCTGGAGCTTAAGCTCCTAGCGGATGTAGGACTGGTTGGATTCCCCAATGTCGGAAAATCGACTCTTATCTCCCGAGTATCGTCGGCCAAACCTAAAATTGCCGATTATCATTTTACGACACTTGTCCCTAACCTGGGAATGGTAAACATTGACGAGACCGGCTTTGTCATGGCCGATATCCCGGGACTGATCGAGGGGGCCCATTCCGGGGCCGGCTTGGGACACGAGTTTCTCCGCCATGTGGAACGGACCAGAGTTCTGGTTCATGTTTTAGATATATCCGGCTCGGAGGATCGTGATCCTGTCGAAGATTTTGTGAAGATTAACAAAGAATTAAATCTTTACAGTCAGACATTGGCGACAAGACCAATGCTGGTTGCCGCTAATAAAACCGATCTCAGCGGGGCGGAAGGGAATCTGGCAAAGCTCAGAGAGACGATTGGCGGCAGTTATGAGATTTTCCCAATCTCAGCGGTAACAGGAGAAGGGGTGGAAAAGCTTTTGCACAGGATCGCGGAAATTCTGCCTGGGGCCGTACCTCTGGAATTTACAGCCGCTCTTGATGAGCACAGGATAGTCCGACCGGAAGAAAACCAGCGTTTCTCTGTGGAGAGGGACCAAAACGGAATCTTTATTGTCAAGGGCAAAGAAGTGGAAAAACATGCCGCCATGTCCTATCTGGACACGGAAGACGGGCTGAGGCGCTTCCAAAAAATTCTTAAGACGATGGGAATCGACGATGCCTTAATCAAAAAAGGGATCAAAGAAAAAGACAAGGTCCTAATTGGTCATTTGGAACTTGAATGGTCGGAGGGAATATAA
- the nadD gene encoding nicotinate-nucleotide adenylyltransferase yields the protein METEIIEAIAGGKHLGIMGGTFDPIHYGHLVAAETARTVFGLDNVLFIPTGIPPHKNHCPVTDPNLRYEMVRLSIRDNSYFKVSRLEIERDGPTYTIDTLRTLKGLFPQQELYFITGSDVLEDILAWREPNEIIRLARIIGASRPGYDAGDSLKRIYDLYPEVKGRITELEIPALAISSTDIRIKVKNQRSIRYLLPEEVRLYIKNNHLYEKK from the coding sequence ATGGAAACAGAAATTATTGAAGCAATAGCAGGCGGAAAACATTTGGGCATTATGGGCGGAACTTTTGACCCGATCCACTATGGGCATCTGGTTGCCGCTGAAACGGCGAGAACGGTGTTCGGGCTTGACAATGTTTTGTTTATTCCAACGGGGATACCCCCGCATAAAAATCATTGTCCGGTGACAGACCCTAACCTGCGTTATGAAATGGTCAGACTCTCCATCAGGGATAACTCCTATTTTAAGGTTTCCCGTTTGGAGATAGAAAGGGATGGCCCTACGTATACAATAGATACTCTGCGTACGCTCAAGGGATTGTTTCCGCAGCAGGAGCTCTACTTCATCACCGGATCCGATGTTTTGGAAGACATTCTTGCCTGGCGTGAGCCAAATGAAATCATCAGACTGGCAAGAATCATCGGAGCTTCAAGGCCTGGATACGACGCGGGGGATTCTCTAAAAAGGATTTATGATCTTTATCCTGAAGTAAAAGGGAGGATTACGGAGCTGGAGATTCCTGCTCTGGCAATATCTTCCACGGATATTCGAATCAAGGTAAAAAATCAAAGGTCCATACGCTATCTCCTGCCTGAAGAAGTACGGTTATATATAAAAAATAACCATTTATATGAAAAAAAATAA
- the rpmA gene encoding 50S ribosomal protein L27, with product MAHKKGMGSTRNGRDSESQRLGVKRADGQFVTAGNILVRQRGTKIHPGKNCGIGSDDTLFALADGYVKFERKDKFRKQVSVYSENPVAQVQ from the coding sequence ATGGCTCATAAAAAGGGAATGGGAAGTACCAGAAACGGACGGGACAGTGAATCCCAACGTCTTGGTGTGAAACGGGCCGACGGACAATTCGTCACGGCGGGCAACATTTTGGTCAGACAACGCGGGACCAAGATCCACCCCGGCAAGAACTGTGGAATCGGGTCTGATGACACTCTTTTTGCACTTGCCGACGGCTATGTTAAGTTTGAACGCAAGGATAAGTTCCGAAAGCAAGTAAGTGTTTATTCGGAGAATCCCGTTGCTCAGGTTCAATAA
- the minE gene encoding cell division topological specificity factor MinE codes for MWEFIYRVLGKDSTGGSRHFAKERLRLVLVHDRATISPYLMNKLKEDLITVIKNYMIIDEAEMEVHLDEDDKEVALIATIPVKQIRRDYHEQVQASL; via the coding sequence TTGTGGGAATTCATATATCGTGTGCTGGGCAAAGATAGTACCGGGGGCAGCCGGCATTTTGCCAAAGAGCGCCTGAGATTAGTGTTGGTCCATGACAGAGCAACGATTTCCCCGTATCTGATGAACAAGCTGAAAGAGGACCTCATTACGGTAATCAAAAACTACATGATCATTGATGAAGCGGAAATGGAAGTCCATCTCGATGAAGATGATAAGGAGGTAGCCTTAATTGCCACGATTCCGGTGAAACAAATCCGCAGAGATTATCATGAACAGGTTCAGGCAAGTTTATAA
- a CDS encoding TIGR03936 family radical SAM-associated protein yields MRLRMAYAKKNQTKYIAHLDLTRVFDRALRRAGIKAAYSEGFNPHPKIAFGAPLPVGVEGEREYVDIEIREDLMAEQDPAAIIKLLQEQLPAGIRIIEGAMMPAHPKALMAVINVARYQVEVPFLRELGREEIELFLDRWLARGTVLHKRRQRDKIVEKDIRHYVLAARVLEAAGNACTLRLEMKIGNEGTARPGDILDSLVLLEEFPIDRDGVMTVREGLFVRKEEILLTPIEDALQAGRKECPDCSDWSKNQA; encoded by the coding sequence ATGAGACTAAGAATGGCTTATGCCAAAAAGAATCAGACTAAATATATCGCCCACCTTGATTTGACGAGAGTTTTTGACAGGGCTTTGCGCCGGGCAGGGATAAAAGCAGCTTATTCGGAAGGGTTTAACCCTCACCCTAAAATTGCTTTCGGGGCGCCGTTGCCTGTTGGGGTTGAGGGAGAAAGAGAGTATGTGGATATTGAGATCAGGGAAGACCTGATGGCGGAACAAGATCCCGCGGCAATCATCAAATTATTGCAGGAGCAGCTGCCCGCCGGTATCCGGATCATAGAAGGAGCAATGATGCCGGCTCATCCCAAAGCTTTAATGGCAGTAATCAATGTGGCCAGATATCAGGTTGAAGTTCCTTTCCTGAGAGAGCTGGGAAGGGAGGAGATCGAGCTGTTTTTGGACCGTTGGCTGGCAAGAGGTACGGTTCTGCATAAGCGCAGACAAAGGGACAAGATTGTTGAAAAAGATATCCGCCACTATGTATTAGCCGCCCGGGTGCTTGAAGCAGCCGGTAATGCTTGTACTCTGCGGCTGGAGATGAAAATAGGCAATGAGGGAACGGCCCGGCCGGGAGATATTCTGGACAGCTTGGTTTTGCTGGAGGAATTCCCCATAGACCGGGATGGGGTAATGACGGTCAGGGAGGGACTTTTTGTGCGAAAAGAAGAAATTTTGCTTACCCCGATTGAGGATGCCCTTCAGGCCGGCCGGAAGGAATGCCCGGATTGTAGTGATTGGTCGAAAAATCAAGCTTAA
- a CDS encoding murein hydrolase activator EnvC family protein, translated as MNPLERWDDWEWEKAAHEIGKTHRDNSGFFEPENLFKKSSFQTKKRGKKDILVNWSGSQKRVLLSALLFLTVIFSSNGTDLISRSVYSAYETAMESGNVYSSLNNMARDAVGLSPAESIQVNKAVNQQFYPPVAGVIKVEFQGLGYDNQKSKGIEIQSSLGTVVLCPHEGIVVDIENNSLSGNTVYINFGEGWIGVLGNLGDVAVRKGDPVSSGKKIGTVGVSAPRKQPWLYFELSKDGKAVNPVPYLIQN; from the coding sequence ATGAACCCGCTGGAAAGATGGGATGATTGGGAATGGGAAAAAGCAGCTCATGAAATCGGCAAAACCCACAGGGACAATTCCGGCTTCTTCGAACCGGAAAATTTGTTCAAAAAGAGTTCTTTCCAAACAAAAAAACGAGGCAAAAAAGATATTTTGGTCAATTGGTCCGGCAGTCAAAAGAGAGTCCTGCTTTCTGCCCTGTTATTTCTAACAGTAATATTCAGCTCCAATGGCACCGATCTGATTTCCAGGTCGGTCTACAGTGCCTATGAGACCGCCATGGAAAGCGGCAATGTGTATTCCTCTCTCAATAATATGGCAAGAGATGCCGTAGGCCTCAGTCCGGCAGAAAGCATTCAAGTGAATAAGGCCGTAAACCAGCAATTTTATCCGCCGGTAGCGGGTGTGATCAAGGTGGAATTTCAGGGATTAGGTTATGATAATCAAAAGAGCAAGGGGATAGAAATTCAGAGCTCTTTAGGCACCGTAGTTCTCTGTCCTCATGAGGGGATCGTCGTGGACATTGAGAACAACAGTCTGAGCGGGAATACGGTGTATATCAATTTCGGAGAAGGCTGGATCGGGGTATTGGGCAATTTAGGCGATGTAGCGGTCAGGAAAGGGGACCCTGTATCATCAGGCAAAAAAATCGGGACTGTCGGGGTGTCCGCTCCCAGGAAACAGCCCTGGCTTTATTTTGAACTGAGCAAAGACGGCAAGGCTGTCAATCCTGTTCCATACCTCATCCAAAATTAA
- the rsfS gene encoding ribosome silencing factor, translated as MELSQKKLKIVTDYILDKKGHDIVVLDLRGISAVTDYFIIVTGNTPIQTKAITEHLQEKFKEEQIPVLRVEGLSDGRWVLMDCGDLVIHIMIPEAREFYSLERLWGDAQEINLGV; from the coding sequence TTGGAATTATCTCAGAAGAAGCTGAAGATAGTTACCGACTATATTTTGGATAAAAAGGGCCATGATATTGTCGTCCTTGATCTCAGGGGTATTTCCGCCGTTACAGATTATTTCATTATCGTTACCGGGAATACACCTATCCAAACGAAAGCCATTACGGAGCACCTTCAGGAAAAATTTAAGGAAGAACAAATTCCGGTGCTGAGGGTGGAAGGATTATCTGACGGGCGCTGGGTGCTGATGGACTGCGGAGATCTGGTGATCCATATCATGATTCCGGAGGCCAGGGAATTTTACAGTTTGGAACGTTTGTGG
- a CDS encoding M50 family metallopeptidase produces the protein MMKKAWKNSVLSRGIEIGGISFKVHPSFLVLMLICAILGMAAKVLLIFILVLLHDTMHILAAKGYGIKVQGVILYPYGGTAVMENTFEGRKLEEAVIALAGPALNIALFIAGQALRMNGIFEGRWALEFVQINLWLGLFNLIPVLPLDGGRMVRAFLADRFGFVRISKGLAYMGKVLGGVMIFMGFYLQARFFYFFNPYTIIVLGFFFWIGSNRELANARIVFLKNLCRKKEQLLSRGLMRSRCLTVNKSTPIAAIIDELNMDSYSLISVIGSKDRVERTLSETQVMQGMLEKGWKCSVGELL, from the coding sequence ATGATGAAGAAAGCCTGGAAAAATAGCGTTTTGTCTAGAGGAATCGAGATCGGGGGGATTTCCTTCAAGGTGCATCCTTCTTTTCTGGTGCTGATGCTGATTTGTGCGATATTAGGGATGGCCGCAAAGGTCCTTCTCATCTTTATACTGGTTTTGCTTCATGATACCATGCATATTCTTGCGGCAAAAGGATATGGGATTAAGGTTCAGGGGGTCATCCTTTATCCGTATGGGGGAACGGCGGTGATGGAAAATACGTTTGAAGGGCGCAAGCTTGAAGAGGCAGTGATCGCCCTGGCCGGCCCCGCTCTCAATATCGCTCTGTTCATTGCGGGTCAGGCTTTGAGGATGAACGGTATTTTTGAAGGCAGATGGGCTTTGGAATTTGTACAAATTAATTTATGGCTGGGATTATTTAATCTGATTCCTGTGCTGCCGCTGGATGGAGGAAGAATGGTCAGGGCTTTTCTGGCGGATCGGTTCGGCTTTGTCAGGATCAGCAAAGGACTGGCCTATATGGGGAAGGTTCTCGGCGGGGTCATGATTTTCATGGGTTTTTATTTACAGGCCCGGTTTTTCTATTTTTTTAATCCGTATACCATTATCGTGCTGGGATTTTTCTTTTGGATCGGCAGCAATAGGGAATTGGCCAATGCCAGGATCGTTTTTCTGAAAAATCTTTGCAGAAAAAAAGAACAGCTTCTCAGCAGGGGATTAATGCGAAGCAGGTGCCTGACGGTGAACAAGTCGACACCCATAGCCGCCATTATTGATGAGCTGAATATGGATTCCTACAGCCTGATCAGTGTCATAGGCTCAAAGGACAGGGTGGAAAGGACCTTGAGCGAGACTCAGGTCATGCAGGGGATGCTGGAGAAGGGATGGAAATGTTCGGTCGGTGAGTTGCTGTAA
- a CDS encoding TIGR03960 family B12-binding radical SAM protein, whose product MENNSTQIRNRIERILPKVTKPGRYVGGEWNMRLKDWDKADLRMVFAFPDVYEVGMSNLALRILYGLVNSGEKFLCERAFAPWPDMEGLMREEGIPLYSLESFHPLKEFDVIGFTLQYELSYTNILNMLELSGIALRSEQRTDGDPWIVGGGPCCYNPEPIAPFFDLFVLGEGEDVLPRLLEVFSQGKAGGHSRREILQEAAQLQGVYVPGFYSVDYHENGTIKKIQPSSGAPATVTKAVVQDFSSAYFPVDCIVPYTEAVHDRVMLEVMRGCTRGCRFCQAGMISRPVRERDPELLLQQALASIDKTGYEEISLVSLSTSDYSGVKNLLGQMMDRLQDQGVSVSLPSLRLDSFDPDLAREVQKVRKSGLTFAPEAGTQRLRDVINKGVTEEDLLKTAEAAFKGGWSSIKLYYMIGLPTETDEDLDGIVEQARKVLETGKKAGCRKAKVTISTSSFVPKAQTPFQWEGQDRPEGLREKQEYLKKKLKDARIKYLYHDVQASLLEAILARGDRKIAALLERAVQKGCKFDGWSEYLNFEQWQESMNELGIDIPFYANRRFSTDEILPWKHLRCGVSERYLQKEYQKALAGISTPDCRKGCTGCGVCPDLADSGRLKGNRGGSDETKNGLCQKESD is encoded by the coding sequence ATGGAAAACAACAGCACACAGATAAGGAACCGGATCGAGCGGATACTGCCTAAAGTAACCAAACCGGGCCGTTATGTCGGCGGTGAATGGAATATGCGGCTCAAGGACTGGGACAAAGCCGATCTGAGGATGGTCTTTGCCTTTCCCGACGTTTATGAAGTAGGAATGTCCAACCTGGCCTTGAGAATATTATACGGCTTAGTGAATTCCGGCGAAAAATTTTTATGTGAAAGGGCTTTTGCTCCGTGGCCCGATATGGAAGGCTTGATGAGAGAGGAAGGGATTCCTCTCTATTCCTTGGAGTCCTTTCATCCCCTGAAGGAATTTGATGTGATCGGGTTTACTTTGCAATATGAGCTGAGCTATACAAATATTTTAAATATGCTGGAATTAAGCGGGATCGCATTGCGCAGTGAGCAAAGAACGGACGGGGATCCCTGGATCGTCGGCGGAGGTCCCTGTTGTTACAATCCTGAGCCGATAGCACCCTTCTTTGATCTCTTTGTTTTAGGGGAAGGAGAGGACGTTCTGCCCAGGCTCCTGGAGGTATTTTCTCAGGGGAAAGCCGGAGGGCATTCCCGCAGGGAGATATTACAGGAGGCGGCACAGCTGCAAGGTGTATATGTCCCTGGATTTTATTCTGTTGACTATCATGAAAACGGAACGATCAAAAAAATCCAGCCCAGCTCCGGGGCTCCGGCTACGGTGACCAAGGCGGTTGTTCAGGATTTCAGTTCGGCCTATTTCCCGGTGGATTGTATCGTTCCCTATACGGAGGCGGTTCATGACAGGGTTATGCTGGAGGTGATGAGAGGATGTACCAGGGGCTGCCGATTTTGCCAGGCCGGGATGATCTCCCGTCCGGTCAGGGAAAGGGATCCAGAGCTCCTCTTGCAACAAGCTCTGGCCTCGATAGACAAGACCGGCTATGAAGAAATTTCTCTGGTATCCTTATCCACAAGCGACTATTCAGGGGTTAAAAACCTTCTCGGGCAAATGATGGACAGGCTTCAGGATCAGGGGGTAAGTGTGTCCTTGCCCTCACTGAGGCTGGATTCTTTCGATCCTGATCTGGCCAGGGAAGTACAAAAGGTCCGGAAATCCGGTCTGACCTTTGCTCCGGAGGCAGGCACACAAAGGCTGCGGGATGTGATCAATAAAGGGGTGACGGAGGAGGACCTGCTGAAGACTGCGGAGGCGGCTTTCAAGGGCGGTTGGAGCAGCATTAAGCTCTATTATATGATCGGGCTTCCCACTGAAACGGATGAGGATCTGGACGGGATCGTTGAGCAGGCGCGTAAGGTTTTGGAAACAGGAAAAAAAGCCGGGTGCAGAAAGGCCAAAGTGACGATTTCCACCAGTTCGTTTGTACCGAAGGCCCAGACACCCTTTCAATGGGAGGGACAGGACCGGCCGGAAGGATTAAGGGAAAAACAGGAGTATTTAAAAAAGAAACTCAAAGATGCCAGAATAAAATATCTGTATCATGATGTGCAGGCAAGCCTTTTAGAAGCGATTCTGGCCAGAGGAGACAGGAAAATTGCCGCTCTGCTGGAAAGGGCTGTGCAAAAGGGCTGCAAATTTGACGGATGGTCGGAATATTTAAACTTTGAGCAATGGCAGGAAAGTATGAATGAATTAGGAATAGATATACCGTTCTATGCGAACCGCCGGTTTTCCACAGATGAAATTCTGCCCTGGAAGCATTTGCGTTGTGGTGTAAGCGAAAGGTACCTGCAGAAGGAGTATCAAAAAGCTCTGGCCGGTATTTCGACTCCCGACTGCCGGAAAGGATGTACCGGATGCGGTGTCTGTCCTGATTTGGCTGATTCCGGCAGGCTTAAGGGAAATAGGGGAGGTTCTGATGAGACTAAGAATGGCTTATGCCAAAAAGAATCAGACTAA
- the rplU gene encoding 50S ribosomal protein L21, which yields MYAIIESGGKQYKVQEGSAINVEKLDAEVGTTVEISKVLLVGNDGKVTVGTPVVEGSKVVAKILEHGKAKKVIAFRYKPKKHVRVKKGHRQPYTKIAIESISI from the coding sequence ATGTATGCAATAATCGAATCTGGTGGAAAACAATACAAAGTTCAGGAAGGCTCGGCGATCAATGTTGAGAAGCTGGATGCTGAAGTTGGAACCACAGTTGAGATATCCAAGGTCTTGCTTGTCGGCAACGACGGCAAGGTGACCGTGGGGACACCTGTTGTTGAGGGTTCCAAGGTTGTAGCCAAAATACTTGAGCATGGCAAAGCGAAAAAAGTAATCGCATTCCGCTATAAGCCCAAAAAACACGTCAGAGTCAAAAAAGGGCATCGTCAGCCTTATACAAAAATCGCGATCGAATCCATCAGCATTTAA
- a CDS encoding RNA recognition motif domain-containing protein, with product MSKTLYVGNLPWATSSEELTEYFAEFGNVIGSRIITDRETGRSRGFGFVEVADEDAERLAEELNGKDFNGRSLTVNEARPRQTV from the coding sequence ATGAGCAAAACCCTGTATGTTGGCAATCTTCCGTGGGCAACATCTTCAGAAGAACTGACTGAATACTTTGCCGAGTTCGGCAATGTAATCGGCAGCAGAATTATTACCGACAGAGAAACCGGCCGTTCGAGAGGCTTTGGTTTTGTAGAGGTTGCGGATGAAGATGCAGAACGTCTGGCTGAGGAACTCAATGGCAAAGACTTTAATGGTCGTTCTTTGACAGTTAACGAAGCAAGACCTCGCCAGACTGTCTAA
- the yhbY gene encoding ribosome assembly RNA-binding protein YhbY, whose translation MLTGKQKRHLRSLGNQITPILLVGKEEITDNLRRQVTDALEARELIKGRVLQNCAQIPENIAGQLAEDAGAELVQVIGRNFLLYKRSKDKPKIELS comes from the coding sequence ATGCTGACGGGAAAACAGAAGAGGCATTTGCGTTCCTTGGGCAATCAGATCACTCCAATTTTGTTGGTCGGCAAGGAAGAAATCACAGACAATCTGCGCAGGCAGGTTACTGATGCTCTGGAAGCGCGGGAATTGATCAAAGGAAGAGTACTCCAGAACTGTGCGCAGATTCCCGAAAATATTGCAGGGCAGCTGGCTGAAGATGCCGGAGCAGAGCTTGTACAGGTCATTGGCAGGAATTTTCTCCTTTATAAAAGGTCAAAAGACAAACCGAAAATTGAGCTTTCTTAA
- the rodA gene encoding rod shape-determining protein RodA, whose translation MRFKIDPRNFRGIDPVMVGVLLILLIASLFILSTASINVMSSDPYHYVKTQTIWIITGLVIVVVAALFDYTNLQKVNWWIYGGMLVLLALVFVIGESAKGAQRWIPVTENYGIQPSELAKVMIIVTFADFLSKRKGRLNTFREFIPAFLFVLPPMLLIFVQPDLGTALVFGAIFVGMMFVAGAHPLKFGGLILAVFLIAVCSIYFHVAKDLPGPLSYLEGMPIPLENYQLERLLVFINPEKSVSDDAYHVTQSIYAIGSGGFWGKGYRLGTQGQLNILPEHHTDFIFAIIGEEFGFIGTSSLILAYCILLLRCITIATKSKDTYGVLIITGVVSMITFHILVNIGMTSGIMPVTGVPLPFISSGGSFMWANMAAIGLVISVGLRGEKMMF comes from the coding sequence ATGCGTTTTAAGATTGATCCAAGAAATTTCCGGGGAATAGATCCGGTGATGGTAGGAGTCCTTTTGATCCTGCTTATTGCCAGCCTGTTCATTCTCAGTACCGCCTCGATAAATGTCATGTCGTCTGACCCCTATCACTATGTGAAAACCCAGACGATTTGGATTATAACCGGGCTGGTCATTGTTGTCGTTGCCGCACTGTTCGATTATACAAACCTGCAGAAGGTGAACTGGTGGATTTACGGCGGCATGCTGGTATTGCTGGCTCTGGTATTTGTCATAGGAGAATCGGCGAAAGGCGCTCAACGCTGGATCCCGGTTACGGAGAATTATGGCATTCAGCCTTCGGAGCTGGCAAAGGTCATGATTATCGTGACATTCGCTGATTTCCTGTCTAAACGCAAAGGGCGGCTGAATACTTTCCGGGAATTCATTCCAGCCTTTTTGTTTGTGCTGCCTCCCATGCTGTTAATCTTTGTTCAGCCCGATCTGGGCACCGCTCTGGTTTTCGGCGCGATTTTTGTGGGGATGATGTTTGTTGCCGGTGCTCATCCTTTGAAGTTTGGCGGGCTGATTCTCGCTGTGTTTTTGATCGCTGTCTGTTCTATTTATTTTCATGTGGCGAAAGATTTGCCGGGGCCGTTGAGTTATTTGGAGGGTATGCCGATTCCTCTGGAGAACTATCAATTAGAGAGGCTCTTGGTTTTTATCAATCCTGAGAAGAGTGTTTCTGATGATGCCTATCATGTTACCCAGTCGATCTATGCCATTGGTTCGGGCGGGTTTTGGGGAAAAGGGTATAGGTTAGGTACCCAGGGACAGCTGAATATCCTGCCTGAGCACCATACGGATTTTATCTTCGCGATTATTGGCGAAGAATTCGGTTTTATCGGGACCTCCAGCCTGATTTTGGCCTACTGTATCTTATTGCTGCGCTGCATCACGATTGCCACCAAGTCCAAGGACACTTATGGCGTGCTGATTATTACCGGGGTCGTATCCATGATCACCTTTCATATTTTAGTCAACATTGGGATGACCTCCGGGATTATGCCGGTTACAGGAGTTCCCCTGCCTTTTATCAGCTCGGGCGGAAGCTTCATGTGGGCCAATATGGCAGCAATCGGTTTGGTGATCAGTGTAGGCCTGAGGGGAGAAAAGATGATGTTTTAA
- the yqeK gene encoding bis(5'-nucleosyl)-tetraphosphatase (symmetrical) YqeK, giving the protein MDHPDDYRKLVQGKLSAERYQHVLGVEQVAVELAGKYSINSESASIAALTHDLEKERPWSEQKALAQALGLISCPEDLVNPQVLHGRLAAYVLEHDYAMTDIDILNAVANHTLGRPGMSALEMLIYSADLIEPGRSFTGVDNLREKLYDDLIEGTYACVGHMLAYLEQQGRPVHPLTRLAFLDLEKRTGKSRGGFSDHLSVSREV; this is encoded by the coding sequence ATGGATCATCCTGATGATTATCGAAAGCTGGTCCAGGGAAAATTATCCGCGGAAAGATACCAGCATGTCTTGGGGGTAGAACAGGTTGCGGTTGAACTGGCGGGAAAGTACAGCATCAACTCAGAATCGGCAAGCATAGCCGCTCTTACGCATGATTTGGAAAAAGAACGCCCCTGGTCTGAGCAAAAGGCTCTTGCCCAGGCCCTCGGCCTGATCTCCTGCCCTGAGGATCTGGTTAACCCTCAGGTTTTGCATGGAAGACTGGCGGCCTATGTGCTGGAACATGATTATGCAATGACAGATATAGATATTTTGAATGCCGTAGCCAATCATACTCTGGGAAGGCCGGGAATGTCCGCATTGGAAATGCTGATTTACAGTGCTGATCTGATTGAGCCGGGCAGGTCCTTTACAGGAGTAGACAACCTGCGTGAGAAGTTGTATGATGACCTTATAGAGGGCACTTATGCCTGTGTAGGCCACATGCTGGCCTATCTGGAACAACAGGGAAGACCGGTACATCCTCTGACCAGGCTCGCTTTTCTTGATTTGGAAAAAAGAACAGGAAAGTCAAGAGGCGGTTTTTCTGATCATTTATCAGTTTCAAGGGAGGTTTGA
- a CDS encoding Spo0B domain-containing protein — MSELEENILLEQLDCFQVQRHDFLNNFQVIRGYLQLNMPEKAIEYMNTVVKELEPQQEAYKIPDKHFQALLLGWLFGLRFKGVKTSFVLRYDRQVNRADNWQRYAEKFHGYTKECLSRILPDENLEESNAAIVLTAQDNGFTCRFDFFKKQELLFSSDFQGNHI, encoded by the coding sequence ATGTCTGAACTGGAAGAAAATATTTTATTAGAGCAGCTGGACTGCTTTCAAGTTCAACGGCATGATTTTTTGAATAATTTCCAGGTCATTCGTGGCTATCTTCAGTTGAACATGCCTGAAAAAGCGATAGAATATATGAATACTGTCGTTAAAGAACTTGAGCCGCAACAGGAAGCCTATAAAATCCCGGACAAGCATTTTCAAGCCTTGCTTCTGGGCTGGCTTTTTGGGCTGCGCTTCAAGGGAGTAAAGACCAGCTTTGTTTTGAGGTATGACAGGCAAGTCAACAGGGCGGATAACTGGCAAAGGTATGCTGAAAAGTTTCATGGATATACTAAAGAATGCCTGAGCCGGATTCTTCCTGATGAGAATCTGGAGGAAAGCAATGCGGCTATTGTGCTGACTGCTCAGGATAATGGTTTTACCTGCCGGTTTGATTTTTTTAAGAAGCAGGAGCTGCTATTTTCTTCCGACTTTCAGGGAAATCATATCTAA